One window from the genome of Candidatus Neomarinimicrobiota bacterium encodes:
- a CDS encoding MIP family channel protein — translation MNESVRKLAAEFIGVFFLVFIGTGAIAVDSSGQAGIGLLGVAFAFGLTLAIMVGVTAGVSGGHLNPAVTFGMLLTGNIDGKGAASYIAAQLLGASAASLLLRNLVWMNSPSAASMGVTLPSAGVGLGSLIGLEIIMTFMLVFVVFAVAVDPNSPFRKMGNLLIGLTVTVCALFGGSLTGASLNPARSFGPALISGEWTLHWAYWLAPLAGGALASLLYSKIFLTENKS, via the coding sequence ATGAACGAATCGGTTAGGAAATTAGCAGCGGAATTTATCGGAGTATTTTTTCTTGTGTTCATCGGGACGGGAGCAATAGCCGTTGATAGTTCCGGTCAGGCAGGCATAGGACTTTTGGGTGTTGCTTTTGCATTTGGACTCACACTGGCCATTATGGTCGGTGTAACTGCGGGCGTATCAGGTGGACATCTGAACCCCGCCGTGACGTTCGGTATGCTTCTAACCGGCAATATCGACGGAAAGGGAGCCGCCAGTTATATAGCCGCTCAACTATTAGGCGCTTCTGCGGCATCTTTATTATTGAGAAACTTGGTCTGGATGAACTCGCCGTCAGCGGCAAGCATGGGTGTAACCTTACCGTCGGCTGGTGTAGGTCTGGGGTCTCTGATAGGATTGGAAATTATAATGACATTTATGCTGGTATTTGTGGTTTTCGCTGTGGCGGTCGATCCCAACTCACCATTTAGAAAAATGGGGAATTTGCTGATAGGACTGACCGTAACAGTATGCGCGTTATTCGGAGGTTCGCTGACCGGCGCATCGTTAAATCCAGCCCGAAGTTTTGGACCGGCATTGATATCAGGAGAATGGACCTTACACTGGGCTTACTGGTTAGCGCCTTTGGCGGGAGGAGCGCTTGCATCTTTGTTATACTCTAAGATTTTTTTGACCGAGAACAAATCGTAA
- a CDS encoding superoxide dismutase: MAHTLPELPYAYDALEPHIDEQTMRLHHDIHHNGYVTGLNNAEEKLAEARDSGEFGLTKHWEREAAFHGAGHLLHTIFWTNMGPDGGGEPGGELSDAIKGDFGDFDKFKAHFSAAANQVEGSGWGILAYRPFDGKLVILQAEKHQNLTQWGVIPLLVIDVWEHAYYLKYQNKRPDYTAAFYNVINWSNIEDRFKEAK; encoded by the coding sequence ATGGCACACACATTACCTGAATTGCCATATGCGTACGATGCACTCGAACCTCATATAGACGAGCAAACAATGAGGCTCCATCACGACATCCATCACAACGGTTACGTCACCGGATTGAATAACGCCGAAGAGAAGCTCGCTGAGGCGAGAGATTCCGGAGAATTTGGCCTCACTAAACATTGGGAAAGAGAGGCAGCGTTTCATGGTGCAGGACATCTCTTACATACGATATTCTGGACGAATATGGGTCCCGATGGAGGAGGCGAACCGGGCGGCGAACTAAGCGATGCGATAAAAGGCGACTTTGGCGATTTTGATAAGTTCAAGGCCCACTTTTCGGCAGCCGCAAATCAGGTCGAAGGATCGGGATGGGGTATTCTTGCATACAGACCGTTTGATGGTAAACTTGTGATACTTCAAGCCGAAAAACATCAAAATCTTACTCAATGGGGGGTAATTCCACTGTTGGTTATTGATGTATGGGAACACGCATACTACCTGAAATACCAAAACAAGCGACCCGATTATACCGCAGCGTTCTATAATGTGATCAATTGGAGTAACATAGAAGATCGTTTTAAAGAGGCAAAGTAA